A part of Acropora palmata chromosome 6, jaAcrPala1.3, whole genome shotgun sequence genomic DNA contains:
- the LOC141884696 gene encoding terminal nucleotidyltransferase 5C-like: MELTNSCQVLTFDQVNRLHNVLSQTVFIHGRGNFPTLQVPLKDLVETVIVGLKEEGLKVRDLRLNGSTASNILSTESNCSYNDIDLIFGVEIRSSSHLQQIKCVVLNSLFNFFPNGVSKDRMNSCTLKEAYVQKMVKVSTDTDRWSLISLWNNEGKNVELKFVDSMRRQFEFSVDSFQIILDSLLGFYKLSPVPMKPNFFPTVVAESVYGDIKVALYHLDNKLIATRNPEEIRGGGLLKYCNLLVRNYVPENFEEIKNLERYMCSRFFIDFSDIQRQQQKLESYLANHFIGDECGQYEYLKLLYHIVSSSTVCLMGHERKQTLRLIEYLAKQYSLVQYVPVMVYGDKTYSLVQPSTFVMPLSDSHSCSPYYNNLVPCF; this comes from the coding sequence atggaaCTTACGAACAGCTGTCAAGTCCTCACTTTCGATCAAGTTAATCGTCTTCACAACGTACTCAGTCAAACGGTGTTCATCCATGGTCGAGGGAATTTTCCTACGCTCCAAGTTCCACTAAAAGATTTGGTTGAAACGGTGATAGTGGGTTTAAAAGAAGAAGGATTGAAAGTTCGAGACCTTCGATTAAATGGAAGCACCGCCAGTAACATACTCAGCACGGAAAGTAACTGCTCGTACAACGACATTGATTTGATCTTCGGAGTGGAGATTCGCTCGAGTTCCCACCTGCAACAGATCAAATGTGTCGTACTGAATTCGCTTTTTAACTTCTTTCCCAACGGAGTATCGAAGGATAGAATGAATAGCTGCACTCTCAAGGAGGCCTACGTGCAAAAAATGGTCAAAGTTTCGACTGACACTGATCGATGGTCCCTTATCTCGCTTTGGAACAACGAAGGAAAGAATGTTGAACTGAAATTCGTCGACTCGATGAGAAGGCAGTTCGAATTTTCGGTCGATTCTTTCCAGATTATCCTCGATTCCTTGCTGGGTTTCTACAAGCTGTCGCCAGTTCCGATGAAACCAAACTTTTTCCCCACTGTTGTGGCTGAATCAGTGTATGGAGATATTAAAGTCGCCCTCTATCATTTGGACAACAAACTTATTGCAACCCGTAACCCAGAGGAAATCCGCGGAGGTGGTCTTCTGAAGTACTGCAATCTTTTGGTGCGAAATTACGTCCCAGAGAACTTCGAAGAGATCAAGAATCTGGAAAGATACATGTGTAGTCGCTTTTTCATCGACTTCAGCGATATCCAGAGGCAACAACAGAAATTAGAAAGCTACTTAGCAAATCATTTTATCGGGGATGAGTGCGGTCAGTATGAATATTTAAAGCTCCTATATCACATAGTTTCTTCTTCGACTGTTTGCCTCATGGGACACGAACGAAAACAAACTCTTCGCCTCATTGAATACCTGGCAAAGCAGTATAGCTTAGTGCAGTATGTTCCTGTGATGGTTTATGGTGACAAGACATACTCGCTCGTTCAACCGTCAACCTTCGTGATGCCTTTATCAGACTCGCACAGTTGTTCTCCGTACTATAATAACTTGGTTCCCTGTTTCTAG